ACTATATATCACACAGCTTACATATATCACATCACATTACTTACAGTTATCACATCACATCAATAACTATATCATATCCCATAACTTACATATATCACATCACATTATTTACAGGCATCACATCACATCAATAactatatcatcatataacaTGCGGATATCACATCACATTTCTTACAGGTATCACATCACATCAATAACTATATCATATCACATAACATGCAGATATCACATAACATTACTTACAGGCATCACATCACATCAATAACTATATCATATCGCATAACTTACATATATCACATCATATTACTTACAGGTATCACATCACATCAATaactatatcatatcatataactTGCATATATCACATCACATTACTTATAGGTATCACATCACATCAATAACTATATCATATCACATAACATGCAGATATCACATCACATTACTTGAAAGTATCATATCTCATCAATAACTATATCATATCACATAACATGcagatatcatcattatacctaCAGGTATCACATCACATCAATAACTATATATCACACAACATGCAGATATCACATTATATTACAGGTATCACATCACATCAATAACTATATCATATCACATAGCATTCAGATATCACATTATAATACTTACAGGTATTACATCACATCATTAACTATATCATATCACATAACTTATATATTTCACGTCACATCACTTACAGGTATCATATTACAATAACTATATCATATCACATCATTACTTACAGGTATCGCATCACATCAATAACTATATCATATCACATGCAGATGTCACATCACATCAATAATTGCATCATATCACATAGCATGCAGATATCACATCACATTATTTGCAGGTATCACATCACATCTATAActatatcatatcacatatcatgCAGATACCACATCACATTACTTTCAAGTATCGCATCACATCAATAACTATATCATATCACATGCAGATGTCACATCACATCAATAATTATCATATCACATAACATGCAGATATCACATCACATTATTTGCAGGTATCACATCACATCAATAACTATATCATATAACATATCATGCAGATACCACATCACATTACTTTCAAGTATCGCATCACATCAATAACTATATCATATCACAAAAAAGTGCAAATAACACATCACATCTGCTGTTTGTGCACCAGATTCTAACTCTGGTTGTTTATGATCGTTATAGCAGGTTTTCTCCACCAGACTTAATGGTACAGTCAATAAAATTGTTTTCTACTGCAGATGTTCACACAAGGATGGTATGTGGTGACGTGCCTGCGCAGGTGGAGCATACAAGGAAGCAATTTGGTTGAATTTGCATAGTAAGCAGATGGAAATTAAGCGATACCCAGAGTAATTCACTTTAACTTCATGTTTTAATCTTAATATTTATATGGACACACTCTACAGCACGGCTAGGTACCTGCATTATAGCAATATCGTTATCAACAAATTGCACTCGAGAATCCCAAAAACATTTTTCAGTTTGTTATGGAAAATATTAGCAACCTCGTTAACTCGTACGACTTATTCCGTGTTCCAATCACTGTTTGTATCCTAGCATGAATGGAATGACAAAATGATTGCCTCACGTGCGTTCTTACGTGGACATATTTTGTCACACCAAGTCATACGGGACAGAGAACGAGTAtttgaagaaggaagaggaagggaaagtgagttgaaagATTCAGAGTGGAATCATGAGCAAGAGGATGAATGGGTtagaatatggagagagagagagagagagagagagagagagagagagagagagagagagagagagagagagagagagagagagacgtttatgaagagaagggagagagtatGTGATGTGACACAAGTAAGGGACACCACAGGTTAACGGAGCTGAAACAGTAAAACAAAGTAGTTACCGTGGGGGAATCGTTAGGCTGTTACACTGTGTAAAGCCACGAAGCATTGAGGGAGATGTGGACCGAAGGTGTGATAAAAGGACAGGttacgaaggaattcaaacagcaacagaccagtgggtcctttgGAAGCTGTTTGTGTTAATGAAAGATATCAGAGACTTAcaggttagtgtggtaaaagtaagaTATCAGAGACTTAcaggttagtgtggtaaaagtaagaTATCAGAGACTTAcaggttagtgtggtaaaagtaagaTATCAGAGACTTAcaggttagtgtggtaaaagtaagaTATCAGAGACTTACAGgatagtgtggtaaaagtaagaTATCAGAGACTTAcaggttagtgtggtaaaagtaagaTATCAGAGACTTAcaggttagtgtggtaaaagtaagaTATCAGAGACAGATGAGTGTAGAAGAAGTTATATAAGGAATACAGATCAATCAAAGCGAATAACTTGGGAATTGTCAATACACTAAGGAGACGCCAAAAAAATCATTTCGTGGACTTGAACCGAAATATTTGCCAACTCGGTTCTTGAGCGTATTATTAAGTACTGCTTTCATCCGCTCAAATTGGTAAATAATTCCATCGATGTCTGCCAACCCCATCTGTTAGTGACTCTCGTTCGTGTGATAAACTATAGGTGATTCAGCAATAAgtatctgctgtgtgtgtgtgtgtgtgtgtgtgtgtgtgtgtgtgtgtgtgtgtgtgtgtgtcatctagaCTACGATATACGCTTCATACATCACCAAAGATCTGACACTGGTGATGGAAGTGAATGACGGGTCAAAGTGATAACAAGAGCCATAGCACCAGTGAAATAAAGCAAGGAACATTATTACTGGGTAAAACGTATGGTGGAGCGCATCCCACCAAGAACATCTAGCCAGGGTTGGGGGTCGGGGATGTTCCTTGGCGCCTTCAGCGGTGTCTTTAGGCGGGACCTCAGGACACACCCGCGTATACACACTGACCCGAGCATGTCTCACGTTGACAGTCGCTACACATGAACCCACACTGAGACTGGTACTTCCCCAGGTGAACCCACACTGATACTGGTACTTCCCCAGGTGAACCCACACTGATACTGGTACTTCCCCAGGTGAACCCACACTGATACTGGTACTTCCCCGGGTGAACCCACACTGATACTGGTACTTCCCCGGGTGAACCCACACTGATACTGGTACTTCCCCGGGTGAACCCACACTGATACTGGTACTTCCCCAGGTGAACCCACACTGATACTGGTACTTCCCCAGGTGAACCCACACTGATACTGGTACTTCCCCGGGTGAACCCACACTGATACTGGTACTTCCCCAGGTGAACCCACACTGATACTGGTACTTCCCCAGGTGAACCCACACTGATACTGGTACTTCCCCAGGTGAACCCACACTGATACTGGTACTTCCCCAGGTGAACCCACACTGATACTGGTACTTCCCCAGGTGAACCCACACTGATACTGGTACTTCCCCAGGTGAACCCACACTGATACTGGTACTTCCCCGGGTGAACCCACACTGATACTGGTACTTCCCCAGGTGAACCCACACTGATACTGGTACTTCCCCAGGTGAACCCACACTGATACTGGTACTTCCCCAGGTGAACCCACACTGATACTGGTACTTCCCCGGGTGAACCCACACTAATAGTGGTACTTCCCCAGGTGAACCCACACTGATAGTGGTACTTCCCAAGGTGAACCCACACTGGTTGTGGTACTTCCCTAGGTGGACCCACACTAACGGTAGTACTTCTCCAATTGGACCCAAACTGATTGTGGTACTTCCCCAGGTGGATTTACAATGATGGTAGTACTTCCCCAGGTGGACCTAAATTGGTGGTATTTCCCCAGGTGGAACCAAACTGATGGTGGCACTTTCCTTGGTGAACCTTCACTGATGGTGGCACTTCCCAAGTAGACCCACATCGATGGTGGCACTTCCCCGTGGTGACCTTCATGATGGTGGCACTTCACATCGATGGTGGCACTTCCCCGGGTGGAACTGCACTGGTGGTGGTACTTCCCCTTTTGGGTCCACACTGATGGTAGTACTTCCACTGGTGAACCCACACATATGGTGGTACTTCCTCATGTAACCCACACTGATTATAGTACTTCCTCAGGtgaaccaataataataataatgataataataataataataataataataattattattattattattattattattattattattattattattattattattattctttcttttttttttcttttaaactattcgccatttcccgcgttagcgaggtagcgttaggaacagaggactgggcctatcacctggccccctctgttccttcttttggagaaaaaaaaaaaaaaaaaaaagagagaggggaggatttccagccccccgctccctccccttttagtcgccttctacgacacgcagggaatacgtgggaagtattcttaatcccctatccccggggataataataatattattattattattatcattattattattatcattattattattattattatcatcattattttcattattattagtgttattataattattattattatcattatcattattattattattattattattattattattattattgttattattaatactattataattattatcattatggttattatcattattattattattattgttactattattattattattagcattattatcattattttctttttattattatactttgtcgctgtctcccgcgttagtgaggcagggtaaggaaacagacgaaagaatggcccaacccacccacatacacatgtatatacatacacgcccacacacgcacatatacatacctatacatttcactgtatatatacacatacatacacagacaaatacatatatacacatgtacatattcatacttgctgccctcagccattcccgtcgacaccccgccccacatgaaatggcaccccgcacccccctccccctcccccctatcgcacgagaggtagcgctaggaaaagacaacaaagacaacattcgttcacagtctctagctgtcatgtgtaatgcaccgaaaccacagctcctcttccACATCTAGTCCttacaaaacttcccatggttcacccggcacttcacatgccctggttcaatccattgacagcacgtcgactccggtataccacatcaattcactctattccttgcacgcctttcaccctcctgcatgtcaggcctcgatcgctcaaaatctttttcactccatcgttccacctccaatttggtctcccacttctcgttccctccccctctgacacatgtatcctctttatcaatcttcctcactcattttctccatgtgaccaaaccattttgatacaccctcttctgctctctcaaccacactctttttattaccacacatctctcttaccctttcatcacttacccgatcaaaccacctcacaccacatattgtccgcaaacatcttatttccaacacatccaccctccttcgcacaaccctatctatagcccacgcctcgcaaccatataacattgttggaaccactattccttcaaacatacccatttttgctctccgagttaatgttctcgccctccacacattcctcaacgctcccagaaccttcgccccctcccccaccctgtgactcaattccgcttccatggttccatccgctgttaaatccgatctcagatatctaaaacacttcacttcctccagtttttccccattcaaacttatctcccagttgacttgtccctcaaccctactgtacctaataaccttgcttcttattcacatttactctcagctttcttctctcacacacccgaatcagccaccagcgctgtatcatcagcgaacaacaactgactcacttcacaagctctctcatccacaacggggtgcatacttgcccctctctccaaaactcttgcattcacctccctaacaaccccatccataaacaaattaaacaaccatggagacatcacgcaccctgccgcaaaccgacactcactgggaaccaatcactttcctctcttcttactcatacacatgccttacatcctcgataaagacttttcactgcttctagcaacttgcctcccacaccactcttaataccttccacagagcatctcgatcaactctatcatatgccttctccagatccataaatgctacatacaaatccatttgtttttctaagtatttctcacatacattcttcaaagcaaacacctgatccacacatcctctaccacttctgaaaccacactgctcttccccaatctgatgctctgtacatgtcttcaccctctcaatcagtacccacccatataatttcctaagaatactcaacagacttatacctctgtgatttgaacactcacctttatccccttttccttcgtacaatggcacaatgcatgcattctgccaatcctcaggtacttcaccatgagccatacatacactgaatatcctcacgaaccagtcaacaacacagtcactcccttttttaatcagttccactgcaataccatccaaacccgctgccttgccggctttcctcttccgcaaattAACAAAccatttccctgaccctctcacttcgcacaccatctcgaccaaaacaccctatatctgccactctatcatctaacacattcaacaaactttcaaaatactcactccatctcctcacatcaccatttcttgttgttacctccccattagcccccttcaccgatgttcccatttgttctcttgtcttacatactttatttacctccttccaaaacatctttttattccccctaagatttgatgatactctctcaccccaactctcatttgccctccttttcacctcttgcacctttctcttgacctcctgcctctttcttttatacatcttccggtcattttcactatttccctgcaaaactcgtccaaatgcttctctcttctctttcgccaataatcttacttcttcatcccgccactcgctatcctttctaatctgcccacgtttttcatgccacaagcatcttttgcgcgagccatcactgcttccctaaatacatcccattcctccccgactccccttacgtcctttgctctcacatttttccattctgcactcagtctctcctgatacttcctcacacaagtctccttcccaagctcacttactctcaccactctcttcaccccaacattcttcttttctgaaaagtcaggagttggtgagaggaaaagagcaaaggaaggattagcactactcctgaaacaggagtagtgcacctgggcatgagaagaaagatcatgagaggcaagtgttttgggagcagctgagtgagtgtgttagcagttataatgcccgagaccaggttatagtgatgggtgatttaaatgcaaaggtgagtaatgtagtagttgagggaatgattggtgtacatagggtgttcagtgttttaaatggaaatggtgaagagcttgtagatatgtgtgctgaaaaaggaccggtgattgggaatacctggtttaaaaagagatatacataagtatacgtatgtaagtaggagagattgccagagagcgttattggattacgtgttaattgataggctcaagaaagagagccttttggatgttaatgtgctgagagtatAGTATAGCTGAGAGTatagtaatgtgctgagagtaTAGTAGTTAAAGTATAGTAgctaaaatatacatatacattaaaagACAACAGATTTAgttcagcatcattatcatacacacgcccacatcaGTACTTTCACAAACAATGAACAATCATCTGTCTGAGTTTATATGATATTAGAGTTTAGTCCTTACTGGTACAAATGAATTCTAATGTCTGCATGATTTTTGCAATGGAAAAGACAACCTTTTGCCTCTTCTTAAAAGCACATAGTTATTATTCATAGAATGGTGATAATCACTCATAATTCTGTGAGTTAAATTTGAAACTATTTTGAGTATATCAAGTGTAGTTACATTAGCACCCAATTTACAAGCTATGATTACAATGACCCCAAGATTATTTTTACTTTTTACACTCAAATATGCATAGTATGATGCTATACAGGTTTTCTTAAGGTTTTTCAAAACATGAGAAAATTCATTCTTTGCATACATTTTCCATAAATCTTTTTAGTGTTAACATCACCATTTAGACTACCATCAATAATCAAAGTTTATAATCGTGTGCACTATCTACTTGCTCTCCTTTGATGATCAGTTGTTCATTGCACTTTTACTTCTGGCGAAAGTCAGTCaacatttctttgttctttttaatATTTAGATTCAAGTATTTTTCGTCACACTATTGACCAAAGTCATTCACTTGAGCCTAAAATTCATGTTCATTTTTATCACTTATTTCATCAATAATcattactgtgtcatcagcatatttgATAACAGAACAAAGTCCGTAGTCACTAGTATAATCGTTTGCatataaaattaaaaataaagaCGATAAACCACAGCCCTGTGGAGCACCAGTGGTCGTAAATATGGAATGAGATTTAACATTTTCAAATTCTACAGATTATTGTCTatttgttaggtaactatatatCCAAGAAATGAGGTTGTTATTTACCTTCAAAGAATGTAATTTCTTAACATGATATGTGGTTGTATAGTACTGAATGCACTACTGAAATCAATAAAGAAACCCCTTGCATAAGTGTTATGCATGACTAGATGTGTAATTTGATGTAATAACATAGTATAGTTGCTTCTTCAGCACCTCTCCCTTGACAGTATGCAAactgcatatatgcatatatccagTTGGGCCCACACTGATGGTGGTACTTACCAGGTAAACCTACTGATGGTGGTATTTTCTCAGGTAACCCCACTGATTGTGGTACTTACCCTGGTGGACCCACACTGATGGTGTTACTTGCCCAGCTGGACCCACACTGATGGTGGTACTTCCCCAGGTGAACCCACACTGATTGTGGTATTTGCCCAGGTGAACCCATACTGATGTTGGTACTTCCCCAGGTGGAACCACATTTAGGTGGCACTTTTCAAGGTGAACCCACACTGATGATGGTACTTACCCAGGTAGACCCACACTTATGGTGGCACTTCCCCAAGTGGAAccacactgatgatggtgattcCCCAGATGGACCGACACTGAAGGTGGTACTTCCCATGTGGGTCCACACTGATAGTACTTCCCATGTTGTACCCACACTTATGGTGGTACTTCCCCAGGTCACCTGCACTGATGGTGGTACTTTCCCAGGTGGACGAACACTGAAGGTGGTACTTATCCTAGTGGAACTATACTGTTGGTGATATTCCCCAGGTGGACCCACAATGATCGTAGTACTTCCCCAGGTGGACCCACAATGATCGTAGTACTTCCCCAGGTGGACCCACAATGATCGTAGTACTTCCCCAGGTGGACCCACAATGATCGTAGTACTTCCCCAGGTGAACCTCCATTGATGTTATTTCCCCAGGTGGACCCCCACTTATGGTGGTACTTTCCAAGGTGAACCTACATTGATGTTGATACTTCCCCAGGTGGACACACACTTACGGTGGTACTTCCCAAGGTGAAGCTACATTAATGGTTGTACTTCCTCAGGTGGACCCACACTGATGTGGTACTTCCCCATGTAGATGTATACTGGTGGTGGTACTTCCTCAGGTGGACCCACACTGATGTGGTACTTCCCCATGTAGATGTATACTGATGGTGGTACTTCCTCAGGTGGACCCACACTGATGGTGGTACTTCCTCAGGTGGGTCCACCCTGATGGTGGTACTTCCTCAGGTGCACCCACACTTATGGTGGTTCTTCCCCAGGTGTCCTACACAGATGGTGGTACTTTCCCAGGTGGACCTACAATGATGGTGGTACTTTCCCAGATGAACCCACACTGATGGTGGTACTTCCCGAGATGAACCTATATTGATGATGGTATTTCCCCAGGTGGATTTGAGCTGATGGTGGTACTAACCACTTGAACCCAATCTAGTGTTGGTACTTTCCCAGTTTAACCTACACTGATGGTGGTACTTCCCCAAGTGGACTTGCACTGGTTCTGGCACTCACACTGATGGTGTTACTTTCCTAGATGAACCTACACTAATGGTGGTACTTCCCTAGGTGTATCTAAACTGTTTCTGTTACTTTCGTAGACGGACCATTACTGATAGTAGTACTTCTCCAAGTGGacttacagtgatggtgttactTCCCCCATATGAACCCACATGTGGTACTTCCCAAAGTGGAACACAATGATGGTGGTACTTCCCCGGTGAACTCACAATGGTTGTGGTACTTCCCCAGTTGGACTCACACTGATGGTGGTACTTCCCCAGGTGGACTCACAATGGTTGTGGTACTTCCCCAGTTGGGCCCACACTGATGGTTGTACTTCCCCAGGAGGACTCAAAATGGTTGTGGTACTTCCCCAGTTGGACACACTGATGGCGGTACTTCCCCAGGAGGCCTCACAATGGTTGCGATACTTCCCCAGTAGGACCCACACTGATGGTGGTACTTTCTCAGGTGGACTCGCAATGGTTGTGGTACTTCCCTAGTTGGACCCACACTGATGGTAGTATTTCCCCAGGTGGACTCAATGGTTGCGGTACTTCCCCAGTTGGACCCACACTGATGGTGGTACTTCCCCAGGTGGACTCACAATGGTTGTGGGAGGACTCACAATGGTTGTGGTACTTCCCCAGTTGGGCTCACACTGATGGTGGTACTTCCCCAATAGGACTCACAATGGTTGTGGTACTTCCTCAGTTGGACTCATAGTGTAATTTAGTAGGTAATGTAATTATGTGATCTTGAAGTATTACATTAGGGAAGATGAGAATTTCAAAATCTATTTAAGTTTCAATCACACTTTCATGACGTAAGAAGATTTATGTTATAGGCCACGGTGATTATTATGCAATGGAATGAAACAAGAAATATtctggtgaggagcctgagggaTTATGTCCGTGGAGTTGAAACAATAATTGTAATCAAATAATAAAGTCGTTTGAATATCTAAGGATGCGGTTATCAGGACACGGAACTGAAACCTCCGTTTTAAAACCAGGTTAGAATATCGCTCTTTACAGCATCAAACGTCAGGTGAGGTAGACATGAGTTAAAGATTTTTGAAATTCTATCATTAACGATAGATTTACATAGGAAAAGGTGTGTAAAATAAATGATTGATATAGATAACTTGCTAATGGAATCTCGAATTATCTGTGTACAGTACAAATATCATTTGACGACCTCTTACTGGTAGGAGAAGTGGAGTTGTGAAGTCGGCCATAACTCAACCATCTATTATGCCGCTTTTGGCGGATAATTTCTTGTAATAATGTGTAATGTTTTTCCAAAGTTCCTCCCGGTTTTCCATCACATGGTACCAAGCTACATTTTTCCCAATATCCGCCCTTTCAAAATAAGTGTCAGCCAGTTTGCTATCTATGTCTTTTATGGTAGTCTCAGTCTTTTCAGCCAGCACCCCGGTTATATACGCGTCGTCCACCCACAGAAAATCAACTTCTTTAGAAGCCTGCAGAAGCTTTGGTACTTGGTGGGTGGCGAGTAGCCAGAAGATACCCTGGCAGTAGGACGGGTAGGTCCTACGTGGgtattcctcctccctcacttgccATTTCCCCCTCCTCAGCACCCACCCTTCCAGCCGCTTACAGATAAATTTCTCTTTAGACTTGTCATCCAGGTCGTGGATGAGCTTCTGCAGCAGGAAGGTGTCAACGAGGAGGTCGTCGTCTGCGTGAAGCGTCCAGGGAACGTGAGAACAGTGGCGAGTGATCCAATGTAGAGAGGCTAGGGCCTTATAGCTTAACAGGTGGTAGTGGTCCGCGTAGTTACCCTGTAGGGAATACATAGTTAGCAGGTGACCTTAATATCCTCCTTCAGCTAAAGAGGATCTTACCCTTACAAAGAATATTATATTTGGGAGTTGTCCTTAAAGAGTTTCAAATGTGTGATAAAGACCTGCAGAAGATAAGTAGAAATaaagtgaaacacgaaaggtGTAGTTAATCAATAATCTCATGAAAATTCATGAGAGTTTCTTATGAAACTGTCTAAGCTCTAATACAAATTTACAAGCTGTAGTTTTATCAATTTATCGATGTTTTAGACGGAAGCTAAATATATGTTGCAATCAAGATCAGATTCTGGTGTGTCAACGTTTAACATATCTGTAGTTTTTGTACGACAAAGAGGTATAACTTCCCAGAGGCTCATGGGAAATGGTGTTTCATGAGGCCATTAAGACCAGATAAAACTATTGGTAGCAGCTTACATCCTATcacacacatcagtatacacACTGCGGTTCAGGAATAATATTCTGCTTCTAAGgactcaaattttttttcgtttcttccaCATGGTGTGAAAAAAGCTGTCATTATTTCAAGAGATTGCCGTCTTCAGTTCATTTGTATAGCACATGTACAACCGAGTATTCGACAAACCAAACTGGTTCTCTTGTCCTGTGTTATGTTCATACTAGTCCTAAACACATGCTACAGAAGCTCTGTACAGCTTCATGAAGCACTAACTTCTAAGAACATAAACCTGCAACGGTTCAGCTGTACGATAACATACACAATTGTGAACATGAGTCCATAGAACCTGACTTGTACAGTGCTCTAGTCTTACTACCAACGTATTGGAACAAGAATTGGGCTAACTCTTTAACCGAGTCTCTGGTGGAAACGCTGGAGGGAGAATCTGCGTGTTATTTCAGAAAATCTTTAAAGCTTAAGATTACGATATTCATTTGGATCAGAATATATTAGATAAGTATAAGTAAGATCTAAAACAGGGTTGTTTGCCGCACTAGATTTGTAcatttttattctcgctaaagaAAAAGTAGATTTATCGAAACATTTATGCCTTTAATCTCTGTTAATACAGCTATTACGctacattatcataataaacGCAAATAAGCAATATCAAATCAAGTCCAGCTTACCTGTACAATGTCGTGATATCGTCTGCTCTCTTCTTCGacaatctttttctctctatagTTTTTGGCTCGACccaccatgaacacgacggcTATGTTGATGCCGAAAGCAGAAGAGTTAGCCCAGGTGCGTCTGGTGTCCCTTCGCTGGTCGACCCGGCTAATGGCCGAGTGAACATATGACACCACCTGCAGGTTGTCCCTTCTGCGGCAGAAGTCCTTCTCTTCGATCAAGAACCGGCGCGGGATATCTGCCGGCTTCCTCACTGGGGTCTTGAATGGGTTGCTGGGGATGTACGGCTGCCGGCAGGGCAAggtacacaaacataaacatggcTGACGTTTGAGATGATTAGTAAAATGATAGAATTGGAGTATGTGTTGATATAATATAT
This window of the Panulirus ornatus isolate Po-2019 chromosome 10, ASM3632096v1, whole genome shotgun sequence genome carries:
- the LOC139750850 gene encoding beta-1,3-galactosyltransferase 2-like isoform X2, with protein sequence MKIHWPIFPRAIVLLMVILVFLLINFLSILFEDVVTSYYDLDYYYDSSDVKEVIVSHNSSDLPYIPSNPFKTPVRKPADIPRRFLIEEKDFCRRRDNLQVVSYVHSAISRVDQRRDTRRTWANSSAFGINIAVVFMVGRAKNYREKKIVEEESRRYHDIVQGNYADHYHLLSYKALASLHWITRHCSHVPWTLHADDDLLVDTFLLQKLIHDLDDKSKEKFICKRLEGWVLRRGKWQVREEEYPRRTYPSYCQGIFWLLATHQVPKLLQASKEVDFLWVDDAYITGVLAEKTETTIKDIDSKLADTYFERADIGKNVAWYHVMENREELWKNITHYYKKLSAKSGIIDG
- the LOC139750850 gene encoding beta-1,3-galactosyltransferase 2-like isoform X1 — protein: MHERHRMQATNTYGAIVLLMVILVFLLINFLSILFEDVVTSYYDLDYYYDSSDVKEVIVSHNSSDLPYIPSNPFKTPVRKPADIPRRFLIEEKDFCRRRDNLQVVSYVHSAISRVDQRRDTRRTWANSSAFGINIAVVFMVGRAKNYREKKIVEEESRRYHDIVQGNYADHYHLLSYKALASLHWITRHCSHVPWTLHADDDLLVDTFLLQKLIHDLDDKSKEKFICKRLEGWVLRRGKWQVREEEYPRRTYPSYCQGIFWLLATHQVPKLLQASKEVDFLWVDDAYITGVLAEKTETTIKDIDSKLADTYFERADIGKNVAWYHVMENREELWKNITHYYKKLSAKSGIIDG